DNA sequence from the Oncorhynchus clarkii lewisi isolate Uvic-CL-2024 chromosome 24, UVic_Ocla_1.0, whole genome shotgun sequence genome:
TAATATCAATGGATCCAGTCATGGTGGCTACATGTCAAATGACTTGATAGATCTTTTGTTAGAGTCATATTGATATGTAGAGGAAGAGACTCAACAGTGGGCTGATAAAGTGCTGGTAAGGTGAGACTCCAGTCTCCAGGAACTTTTCTCTCCCATATTTACTATGAGATCCTAATCAATATTTCACATAGAGGCTTTTGTAAGGTGCTACAAGATGTGCTTTAAACATGAGACTGGAAGTCTTCAAGTCACAGCCAGCATGCAGGATACAGACTTGAAAATACTTATAGAAACAATTGCAAATTTCTATTTCCTTAATAATTTAAGAtgacatatactgtactctaggCCTGCTGCTACTGATTATAATTCTACCTTTTCATTATTTCTTTCAGTCTTCTTTGTCCTTCTCTGCTGACATAACATTTGTCACCTGCACCTATGAGGTGATCTCTTGTTGGTACTTGTTTAGAGCTGTTGTGGTGAAGTTGCTGATTAACATGGCCTCTTGGATTGCATATCAGGCTACCTTTACACTGGCACATGTACTGATCCTTATCCCAGCATCCGTCACCTTCTCATTAGGTAAAAGAATACATGACAAAACTGTTGAAGTCCAACAAATATATTGTTGATAGTGTGAACCTTAATAAAACAACAACTACCTTAATTAAAAAGCAGGTGATGTGCAGTTAACACTGCAGGACTAACACACACATTAGCACTGTTCTGTATGGACACAGGTGCACAATGCCCCCATTACTCATCATTGCCCCAAAACACTGAGGCCTTCAGTTTGTCTGCTCCCAAACTGTTCCCCATTCCCTCTGTGCACTGCTAGCCACACTCTGTTTAATACATCTGTCATCTGTCGGGAGTTCAGGTGACAGAATTCAGTACAGATACAGTACTCTGTATGTTAgtagtatttagtattttatttggATCCCAATTAGCGGCTGCCTAGGCAGCCGTTACTCTTGCTGGGGTCCAAACAGTTGAGTACATCACACAATCACACCCTTAACACTGATGATAGAACATCACCATCAAACGAATGCATCTCTCTCACAAATTATTTGGGAAAAAATGTACATTTCccaacataaaaaaaaatcctacaTAAAAAGAAACATAGTTCCTTAAAAAACGATGTGTACATACGGATTTTGTACACTGATTTTGTACACTGATTTTGTACACTGATTTTGTATACGGATTTTGTACACTGATTTTGTATACGGATTTTGTACACTGATTTTGTATACGGATTTTGTACACTGATTTTGTACACTGATTTTGTATACGGATTTTGTACACTGATTTTGTACACTGATTTTGTACACTGATTTTGTACACTGATTTTGTATACAGATTTTGTACACTGATTTTGTATACGGATTTTGTACACTGATTTTGTATACGGATTTTGTACACTGATTTTGTACACTGATTTTGTACACTGATTTTGTACACTGATTTTGTATACGGATTTTGTACACTGATTTTGTATACGGATTTTGTACACTGATTTTGTATACGGATTTTGTACACTGATTTTGTACACTGATTTTGTATACGGATTTTGTACACTGATTTTGTACACTGATTTTGTACACTGATTTTGTACACTGATTTTGTATACGGATTTTGTACACTGATTTTGTATACGGATTTTGTACACTGATTTTGTACACTGATTTTGTATACGGATTTTGTACACTGATTTTGTACACTGATTTTGTATACGGATTTTGTACACTGATTTTGTACACTGATTTTGTACACTGATTTTGTACACTGATTTTGTATACGGATTTTGTACACTGATTTTGTATACGGATTTTGTACACTGATTTTGTATACGGATTTTGTACACTGATTTTGTACACTGATTTTGTATACGGATTTTGTACACTGATTTTGTACACTGATTTTGTACACTGATTTTGTACACTGATTTTGTATACGGATTTTGTACACTGATTTTGTATACGGATTTTGTACACTGATTTTGTACACTGATTTTGTATACGGATTTTGTACACTGATTTTGTATACGGATTTTGTACACTGATTTTGTACACTGATTTTGTACACTGATTTTGTATACGGATTTTGTACACTGATTTTGTATACGGATTTTGTACACTGATTTTGTACACTGATTTTGTACACTGATTTTGTACACTGATTTTGTATACGGATTTTGTACACTGATTTTGTATACGGATTTTGTACACTGATTTTGTACACTGATTTTGTACACTGATTTTGTACACTCTACTGTATTCTTGCAGTAAAAGAAAAACCTTTCCACCTCTATCTTTTTGTGAAAGCATCAGTCAAATGTTGTCTTTTTAACAGTGCTCCTTAGTTTCTGAAGCCGAAGCAGTGCCTCATTTATATGAGCCAATAACATAGAGAAATGTCAATGAGAAGATAATGAATGAATATTCTACAAGGTATTATTTGATGTAGCGTAGTTGCCTGAAGCTAGGAAAATAATTCAATGTTAGTGATTTAATATATAAATGGACTCAATGACTAACATCTTAGAGACGAATATTCATTAAAGTACAAACATTATGTAAATAATTATATGAGGCTTGTGAATGTTTTTAAATGAGCTTGATATAGTTTCAATGAATATGCATAGCTCACCAATAATTCAACACTTAAAACTTTTTAATACTTAAAACATTTAATAACTACTGATCTTATTCTTAATTTCCTTTGTTCTCACTAAACCCAAATGGAAAGTACATGATCCTTCTCAAATGTTTTCTTACACAGCCAGAACTTCTATGCTTTCCTTTCAGAAGAGATAATACAGAGAcaaatactgtacacacataGACAAATCCAACAAAACAATGATAAAACACATCCCTTCATCACGGAGTCTCCTTCATTCATGAAGCCCTTTCTTAGACACACCATTAGAAACAGGTGTAGAATAACGTTTTTGGTTGTTACATAAATAGTCCTTGTCCCATCCATTGTCCCATCACACATAGTCTTTTCTCTGGAACCCAGGCCCACCTGGGGCAGAGCCTGGGGCAGAGTATGCCAACTGTGAGGGCTTGTACTTCCTAGGGGGACAGGAGTAGCAGAGGAGGCTTCCCCCGAGGATCATGAGGGCTGAGGCCCCCCAGCCAATGTAGAGCGCTGCCCCTAGCTCTCTGCGCTGTGCATCAGTCAGCAGCGGGTTGTAAAAGTCCCTGATGATAGTGTTGGCCGACCAGGACACTGGGATCAGCTGCATGACTCCTGACACGATGAAGAACACCCCAGAGATTATCATGACTTTAGCTTTGGATGCCTTGTCCTCGATGCAGTTGGTGCACTTGGCGCCGGCGATGGCGATGAGCACAGCCAGGATGGCCAGGAGGATGGAGATGACCGTGAGAGCCCTGGCAGCCTGAAGGTCCCGGGAGAGAGCCAGCATGGAGTCATAGACCTTACACTGCATCTGGCCTGTGCTCTGGACCACACAGGTCATCCACAGACCCTCCCAGATGATCTGAGCCGTGACGATGTTGCTGCCGATGAAGGCCGTTACTCGCCACATGGGCAGGGTGCAGGACACGATGGCAATGATCCATCCTAATACGCATAGAGCGATCCCCACTAACTCCAACCCTGCAGACATGGTGGTAATTCTGTTGTTGCTGGAGCTCCTTCTGTGTTCCGTTCAGTGCTCCGTGTTCCGTCACACCTGAGAGACCTGAGAGGATCTGACAGAGGATCTGTGAGAAAGAAGGAggccagacagagccagagacaATAACACCAATTGATTTAGCCTGAGTACCTgtgagtgtgtgatgtgtgatgttcTGGTATCCTTTATATCCCAGATCAGCTGAAGGGAGGAGCCCTGGAagatcccccccaaaaatgcttatctgtgacatcacagtgtgggattaaaagtaaaaaaaacaatagtgattttcaaaacctgcaaGGAGTTTTCTAGCCAGAGGGAGGGTATTATTTTGCTCCCCACATCACTGCGAATCTCATAGTGTTTGGAAAtcactgtttttaaaatgttttaacttttgatgatgtcattgggTAGAACCGATTAACCTTTTAAATAAATGCGCAGTTTTTACATAATGTGCTGGACATAATGAAAATGAGGTTGAAGAgtggtggaattgccctttaCTCATTAATAGATTAGCCCTAATCTAGTCTCCTCAGAGCAATCACTCTCTCACAACATTATTTGAAGCAGCTTGTAAAAGAAGAATGCCTGACCTCAGTTCCTTTGCAATAAGCTATCTTGTTCACTCTATTTGATGTGGTCTAACGgccatgtctgtctgtcactgactCCAGTGCCCTTGAATTCCTTACAACTGGAGTGTCTAATTATGGGTGGTGGTTTATGCCTAATTATGCCCCAGAAACTGGGATAATAGTCTTTCCCCCCAACATTTCATGACCCAGTGTTGATAACTCACCTCTGACCTCCATCGTGCTATGAAACGGACCCATTGTTCTGGGGGCCATTTTGGAATGGCTGAATAGTGGGGGCTGACAAAGCAAGGCTTCTTGTTATCTAAGGGCCAACAGATGTGAGAGTCAGCCAGGTAGATAGCAGCTATGAAAGACAATCCAACTCAACACATCACTACCATAGATACCCAAGGATCAGTGAAGGAAAATGCCTGTTATATCCTGATCTGGGCAGAATGAATGACACGGAGGCAGTTAGCCTTAGCCTACGTCTTTTTTTGGCAGCAGATTCAAACGTATTTTTTCTTATAAACTGCATAGCTAGTACCACAGGACTTAGTGGCACTTCTCATGTAGCAAAGCATTTACTAATGTTAATTAAATGTACTGTATAAAGTAACTTATTGCAACAATGTATTTTTCTGTCATCGTATTAAAACATTTTACGAAAAAATGCAGGTATTATGAAACAGTTTTTATTGTGAAATTGACACACTTTAAACATCAAAATCATTCATATTTTCACACTTAACGAAAGATGCTAAACTGTCAGAATTTGGCACATTGTTATCCAACATATGCACAAGATAAGCTGTTATTAATTCAGTCTATAGAATATAAAATCTAACAATGCAGATGGTTTTAATGAAACTCCTTTCAAATAGTAAGATTCCAAAACAATATTTACAACACCTATGTATGTTTTAAATAGGCATACAGTCTGAAATCCAAGTACATCAAGTCCAGTTTTATGTTGTTTCTCTTCAACAGAACACCATCAAAAATGATCCACTAAAAAGCAGTATTTTCTTCATGTCAAAACATATAACAAAATAGTTTCAGTAGAAATCACCCCCATTTGATATGTTTTGGAATTCAAAGTTGGTATCAGATGTCCTTCATCGACTGTGGGAAAAACGTGAGCAGAAAGCTGCTGCCAGCTACGCAGGTCAGTTCAAACATAGTCTCTTTTGTCATAGCTGCTGGGGGCCACAGACCTGATTGGGGAGTACACCATCCGTGAGGGTGGCCCTGCATACCTCTTCTCAGGCTGTGGGGGGCAACTACAGcacagtatcccccccccccccccccccccccgccccccctgaTGAGGAGTAATGCGGCTGCTGCCCAGCCCAGGTAGAGAGCCCCTCCAATCTCCCTTTTCTGAGCCTCAGGAGTGATGGGACTATAGAAATCCATGATGATTCTGTTGGCTGACCAGGACACAGGGCTCGGGCTGCCTGCAGGTCGGAGCTGAGGGCTAGCATGGAGTCGTAGACCTTACACTGCATTTGGCCCGTGCTCTGCACCATACAGGTCATCCAGATGCCCTCCCACATGGTCTGAGCTGTGATGATGTTGACCCCGATGAAAGCGGACACCCTCCACATGGGCATGGCGCAGGACACGATGCTTAATATCCAACCCAGGACAGCCAGGATCACTCCCAAGATCTCTAGTCCCAACACAGCCATTTTGTTGTTTTTACCTTTTTTTTACCTTTGTAAGTAAGTCTACATGTGTCTTCATTCTCTTAACTGTCTCAACTTCACACACAAAAGGGTTTCACTGTCTGGGTTCTGCTTTGGAATTCTCACCGTCTGTATACTCAGAGCTATCTTTATAGCACTCCACAAACAGAAGGTAGAGTCTCATGGGCATTGGCCAAGGAGGTTTTCAAAcgttttttcttttctttcttctcAACAAACCCCATGTGAACGGCTTGGCTGCACAGATTAATGATTGAATGGTTGGGCCATGGTTGTTCCCCCACTGTTTGGGCTGAGGGGGAAGGTCAATAAATGGCCAAAGTACCAATCCTAAATAGTTAAAGGATAACGAACAGGTTAAGAATAGACAAGTTAATAGGTACACATGGAGGAATTGGgaataacatttacaaatgtgTTCATTCAACAAGTGTCTACTAGTgtacagttattttcaggtcaaAATAAATATTTAGCTCTCTATGGAGCGTTAACCTCTGTGTCTTACTGCTAACCCTGAGAGAGAGCTGCCTAGGAACATCTGTGGCAGCCTACTGTATACAAGCACTATTGGCTAGTTTCCAACCCAAATACCCTGATGAAGGCATAAGATGAATTGCATTGGTTTTAATAAtcaatatatttttaaacaaacTTCCATTGACCTATAGAAAAAGTTGCTTAATATTGTTTCATCTGGTTTCCAACCCCAGCAGCAGGGCTCTTTCTTGGATCCGTTTCTTTCAAAATGAACTGACCTGGGTCAGGAGCCAATGAATGCTCTCTCTGCTACCAGATAACATCATTTTTGGAGATGACGTTGCACAATAAATTAATGCAAATCTGCATTTGCTCATTGTTTCCCACTGCCATGATTCAGGAAACAGACAAGCCTGAATTTCATAGTAAATGATATCTTGTTTCTGACTGCCATTGAAGATTGATGACAAAAAGTGAGAATCCGTTATCTTTTGTCTTTGATTGGCTGACAGATTTAGGGATCAAAGTTATAAACGTGTCTATCAGCACAAGAAGTTCCACACACAGGCACTTTACTTGGTTATAGACGAGTACTTATACTCCACAAGTGAACAGATTGACTATCACAATTGGAGGCTATGTTTGTTTGTACGACACTCAAACTTCCCTAGCAAGTACTTTAAGTCTATGCTATAAGAATGTCTTAAAAGTAATTTCCCCTATCTTGTTCTTAGACTAGAATGTAAATAAAGCCATTGTCTTATCTTTAATAAATGGGAGGATTgtgaaagaaataggttcacCCTATGATTACAGTGTGGGTTACCTACACTCCTCCTTATCAAAATGGCTGCTTTTTGTCGTGCTCAGTTTCACTCTCCCAAATGAAACAAAAGGGTCAATGTTGCTACTCACATTTGCATTGAAATCATAAACCGTATTGTGCAGGGTAGAGGGGCTGAGTTTTCTAGATTTCAGGTGATATGGACCTGCAGTCATTCCTGCCCCATATTTTGGTCTATTTCTTTAGACCCTGTGTCTTCGATGggatgtcctgtcctgtctcagtgttctgttggtAGCCTGACCTTATTAAGCCAGATTTGTCCTTAAACGTAGGCAAGACTACCTCTCCTCACTCACATAACATTCCTGTGGTGACATCCTCTGTGATAAGACCTTACTTTCAGATGGGAATGGCCCTGCTATAAGCCAATTAAGCAAAGAAAAAGAAGTTGCTTGTATACAAACATTAGTTAACGCAATGCATGATTTCCTCACATTATGAAATCAAGGGTGAACTTATCTTAATTTTGTATCACCATGTGCAAGAAAATTCTGAGTGTGCAAAAATGACTTAAGGTTAAATGGaaatgttattatttatttttttaaactaaattCAAATTTTCATGATCTACATCGTCATCACTGAGTAACATTCATGTGAAATTTAGTACAAAAACTATTTCCGAACAGCAAAACATGAATAAGATATTTCTCTAATCCTACCATCTACATTTACTTGAATCGTCTATAAATGCATGTCTCCAACTCTACAGAAATCATATATGTAAAACACAATCTAGCATTAATCGCCAATCGTTCATACTGCATTTATTCTTCGCTAACCCAGTCAGGAAAGGGGGGGGGCGCTAACACTAGTTATCCCCTTAGTCCCATCAGTCTCAAGGGGCTGTCTCTATACTAAAGCCATtgaacacactctctcacacatagTCCCTCCTCACATATCCATTGACAGACATGGGGTATTTGACCGCAGAGTAGTTCATCACCCTGTTGGGTCCAGACCCAGCCCCGCTAACACCCTGGGGTGCTTTCAGGGGACAGGAGCAGCAGAGCAGAGCTCCCCCTAGGAGAAGCAGACAGGAGGCAGCCCATCCAAAATACAGTGAGTTC
Encoded proteins:
- the LOC139382512 gene encoding claudin-4-like; translation: MASAGLEILGMILCVSGWLGVMVACGLPMWRVAAYIGQNIVISQVIWESLWMNCSVQSTGQMHCKVHDSMLGLPVDLQAARALVIVSMVLCIMGIGLSVAGAKCTNCSSDTGSKPRMVLGAGVTFIVAGLLLLTAVSWTANTIVLDFYDPMMEETGKREITTMSAGLELVGIALCVLGWIIAIVSCTLPMWRVTAFIGSNIVTAQIIWEGLWMTCVVQSTGQMQCKVYDSMLALSRDLQAARALTVISILLAILAVLIAIAGAKCTNCIEDKASKAKVMIISGVFFIVSGVMQLIPVSWSANTIIRDFYNPLLTDAQRRELGAALYIGWGASALMILGGSLLCYSCPPRKYKPSQLAYSAPGSAPGGPGFQRKDYV